The Rhodohalobacter sp. SW132 genomic sequence GTTTCAAGAGCGGCATCCACGGCTGAGTTTCCCCCGCCGACAACCAATACATTTTGCCACGCATAGCGGTGCGGTTCATCATAATAGTGAAGGACTTTCTCCAGGTCTTCGCCAGGCACCCCCATTTTATTTTCCTGTCCGTAAAACCCGGTAGCCACAACCACTTTATCTGCTGAATAAGACCCTTTATCCGTTATGATAGTGAAGTCGCCATCTTCACCTTTTACAGTGTCGACCGACTCATAAAGCCTTACATCAAGATCATAGTGTTCGGCTGCGCGGCGGTAGTATTCAAGTGCCTCTTTCCGGGTTGGTTTTGGTCCGTGAGAAATAAAGGGAATATTTCCAATTTCAAGCCGGTCAGACGTGGAGAAAAAGGTCATATTTACGGGGTAATTGTAAATAGAATTCACCAGGCAGCCCCGGTCGATGAGGAAGGAGGGGATACCGCGATTTTTTAAAGCGATGGATGTTGCCAGACCGATGGGTCCGGCGCCGATAATTGCTACCATAAAATATGTTTTTTCTTGTGTTTTTGAATACCAACTGCTTGTTTCGTTGACTCAAATAAACAGAACATCTCCTCATTCAGTTCTGTAAAGATACGGAAGCATAGAGAGAATTTTTTAGTTGTTATTCAGCTCAGCAACTGCCGGAAGTAGGTTCCGATCGTCAGCTCAACCCAGCCGGGCGGAAGGCTCCAGAACCCCACATGGCCGCCCCGTTCCGGGAATGATGTTGTAAGCTTAGGATTTTGATTGATGACATCTTCCGGGGTGAAATCAAACGGACAGAGCGGATCTTCCCGGCTGTGAATGAGCAGGCCCCAGGTTTTAATCTCATCCATAAAATAGGCGCTGGAACACTGTTGGTAATAGTCACGTGCATCCTCAAATCCGTGGATTGGGGCTGTGACCTGGTCATCAAAATCAAAAACGGTTCTGCCGCTAAATGTTGGGAGATCAGAAAAGGATTCTCGTTTTTGATGAAGTTTCTGTTTAAGAGTTCTTAAAAATTGGTAATCATATAATCGGTTAAATCCTTTTTGCAGATTTAGTGAACCCCGGTACAGATCATACGGTACGGAAACTGCAGCAAAACCTGAAATCTGGTTGTTTGTTGCATGATGCCTGAGGTAGTTCAGAAGTACACTTCCGCCCAGTGAAAATCCTGCAGCAAGAATCGGCGATTCGGGATATTTTTCACGGAGCCAGTTCGTGACAGTGTTGAGATCCTCATATTCGCCGGAGTGATAAAATCTGCGTTTTTTATTCATTTTACCGCCACAACTCCTGAAATTAAGCGCTGCAACAGTATGTCCGTTCACATGAAGGTGATTCGCCAGGTTACGCACATAAAAGCGGTTTGATGATCCCTCCAGTCCGTGCAGTATAATCGTAACCGGTGAGCCGTTCTCATGTTCAACCAAGTCCAGGTTCAGATGATCACCATCGGGTGTTGGAACGAGGTGTCGCTTAAAATCAACAAAAGCGGGCTGAAACAGGAGGGATGCAAAAATGGTATGCATATGGCCGTTCATACACCACGGTGCGGAATCAAATTCGGGCAAATAGAACTCTTGGGAGTCAGACACAGATCGGATTTAATATTTCGGTTTAATAAAGGAATAAGATGAGGAAAATGTGAGAATCATTCATATTAAATTGGAAACCGGTTCTTCTATTAGTTTATTTATTATGAGCTTTGGATACATTTCAAAAATTTAAATTCAATCCGCATCTACAATGCCTGAAATAACATTTCGCCAGCCGGTTCGCCGAATTGCAGCAATCGACCTGGGAACCAACTCATTTCACGCAGTAATTGTAGATGTTTTTCCTGATG encodes the following:
- a CDS encoding YpdA family putative bacillithiol disulfide reductase, with product MVAIIGAGPIGLATSIALKNRGIPSFLIDRGCLVNSIYNYPVNMTFFSTSDRLEIGNIPFISHGPKPTRKEALEYYRRAAEHYDLDVRLYESVDTVKGEDGDFTIITDKGSYSADKVVVATGFYGQENKMGVPGEDLEKVLHYYDEPHRYAWQNVLVVGGGNSAVDAALETYRSGADVSILVRNDSLKDSIKYWVKPDIENRIKEESIIGYFNSEVLEIREKEVDIKTPDGKKTLKNDFVLAMTGYRPHYGLMESLEIELTDDDVKMPVYREESLETNRPGMYVAGVVCGGMDTSRLFIENTRVHADQIAKDIEQKLG
- a CDS encoding YheT family hydrolase; its protein translation is MSDSQEFYLPEFDSAPWCMNGHMHTIFASLLFQPAFVDFKRHLVPTPDGDHLNLDLVEHENGSPVTIILHGLEGSSNRFYVRNLANHLHVNGHTVAALNFRSCGGKMNKKRRFYHSGEYEDLNTVTNWLREKYPESPILAAGFSLGGSVLLNYLRHHATNNQISGFAAVSVPYDLYRGSLNLQKGFNRLYDYQFLRTLKQKLHQKRESFSDLPTFSGRTVFDFDDQVTAPIHGFEDARDYYQQCSSAYFMDEIKTWGLLIHSREDPLCPFDFTPEDVINQNPKLTTSFPERGGHVGFWSLPPGWVELTIGTYFRQLLS